From the genome of Rathayibacter sp. VKM Ac-2804:
CCTTCTCGTCGGAGAGGACGACGGTGACGGGCTCGCCGCTGATCTCGCGGAGCATCGCGGCATATGCGCGCGCCGCGTAGTGGTCGGTCGCGATGACGAGACCGCCCGCGTCGGGGATCCCGCGGCGCACCTCGGTCAGCCGGGTGTTCGCGGCCCGCAGGACCGACGGGATCCACTCCCCCTTGGGGTCGAGCGCCGTGCGCCAGGCCTGCGAGGTGATGTCCTTGGTGTTGCCCTCGCCGAGCCGCGCCTCCATCTCGTCGCCGGCCTTCGACTTCCAGCGCATCTGGCCCGCGTAGACCATGAAGAGCACCGGCCGGACGACGCCGTCGGCGAGCGCGCGGCCGTAGCCGTAGGCGTAGTCGGTCAGCGAGGTGCGGATGCCCTCCTGGTCGGGCAGGTAGCTGACGAACGGGATCGGCGCGGTGTCCGAGCGGAACGGCGTCCCGGTGAGCGAGAGGCGGCGGGCGGCCGGCTCGAAGGCCTCGCGGATCGCGTCGCCCCAGCTCAGCGCGTCGCCACCGTGGTGCACCTCGTCGAGGATGACCAGCGAGCGGCCGGAGAGGGTCAGCTCGCGGTGCAGCTCGGGCCGCACGGCGACCTGCGCGTAGGTGACGGCGACCCCGTGGTAGTGCCGGGCGTGCCGGCCCATCCGGTTGGTGAAGGTGGGGTCGAGACGGATGCCGACGCGGTGCGCCGCCTCAGCCCACTGGCGCTTGAGGTGCTCGGTCGGCGCGACGACGGTGATGCGGTCGACGGTGCGGTTGTGCAGCAGCTCGGCGGCCAGGCGGAGGGCGAACGTCGTCTTGCCGGCGCCGGGCGTCGCGGCCGCGAGGAAGTCGCGCGGCTCGTGCTGGAAGTAGGCCTCGAGGGCCTCCGCCTGCCAGGCCCGCAGCTTGTTCGCAGTGCCCCACGGCGCCCTGCCGGGGAACGACGGGGACAGGTGCTCCGCGGCGGAGGTGCCGACCTGATGACCGAAGTTCGAGGGACTGTTCACGTGGACCGAGGCTAGCCGACACCTCCGACGCCGGGCGCCGGTCCGCGCGCCCGCGGGCGAGGCCCCGGCGTGTCGGGATCGTCCGAGCGACGGACCCCCTCCGCGCGCTCGGAGCGCAGAATGGAGGGATGGTCGAGCAGCGTCATCCGTGGTCCCGCTACGTCGCCCTGGGCGACTCCTTCACCGAGGGGATCGGCGATCCCGAGCCCTCCAGCCCCGGCGGTCACCGCGGGTGGGCCGACCGCGTCGCGGAGGTGCTCGGCAGTCAGAACGACGATTTCGCCTACGCGAACCTGGCGGTGCGCGGCCGGCTGCTGCAGCAGATCGTCGACGAGCAGATCGAGCCCGCCCTGGCGCTGCGCCCGGACCTGATCACCATCTCCGCGGGCGGCAACGACGTGATCCGCCCCGGCACCGACCCGGACGACATCGCCCGCCGCTTCGAGGAGGGCTTGGCCCGTCTGCGCTCCGACGGCGCGACGGTGGTGCTCTTCACCGGCGTCGACGTGAGCTTCTCCCCCGTCTTCGCGCGGATCCGCGGCAAGGTCGCGATCTTCAACGAGAATCTGCGCGCGCTCGCCGAGCGCTACGACTGCATCGTCGCCGACCAGTGGTCGCTGCAGGAGATCCAGGACGTGCGGATGTGGGCGCCGGACCGCCTGCACCTCAACCCGCACGGCCACCACGAGGTGGCGCGGATGGTGCTGAAGGCCCTCAACGTCGAGAACACCCTCCGCCCGTTCGCTCCCGAACCCGTGCCGACGCCGACCTGGCGCGCCGCCCGCCGCGAGGACGCGAAGTGGGCCCGCGAGTACCTCGTGCCCTGGGTGCTCCGCCGGGTGCGGCACCAGTCCTCCGGCGACTTCGTCACCGCGAAGCGGCCGGACGCCGGCCCGTACCTGCAGCGCCCGCCCGAGTCGATCCCCGGCACCTCCGTCCCCGGCAACGCGACCCCGGAGGAGGTCGCCGCCGACATCGCGACGGCCGGCGTCCGCATCGTCGTCGACGACGCCGACTCCTAGGCGACCCATGCTGGTCTGCAGCCGCGCAGCGGCGCCCCTTCATGCTGGTCGAGCAGCCGCGCAGCGGCGCCCCTTCATGCTGGTCGAGTAGCCGCGCAGCGGCGCACCTTCATGCTGGTCGAGTAGCCGCGCAGCGGCGTATCGAGACCCGCCCGCCCGGCAGTGCTACCCGAAGAGCTCGCCCGGGTTCGTCACGCGCCAGCCGAACCCCGGGTCCTCGATCGTCCCGTCCGCGACGAGCGGCACCGGGTACGCCTGCCCGTTGACGTCCACGTTCACGGTCCCGACCTCCTGCCCGTCCGCGACGACCTCGACCGGGTCGAGCGACACGGTCGTGGTGACGGTGGTCGCTCCCCAGACGAGCAGCGACTGCGCCTCGCTGCTCTCGGCGACCGCCGACTCCCCCCACGCGCTGGTGTAGCTGCCGAAGTCCTGCCCCTCCTCCGTCAGCGTCACCGTCCGGAAGCCCGCCTCGACGGTCGGGATGAGCGTCAGGACGTCCGCCGCGAGCTGCGGGTGCGTCCGCGCTCCCACCACGACGCCGACCATCGTGACCGGCCGGCCCTCGGCCGTCGCGTCGAGCGAGAACAGCAGGCACGCGCCGGCCTCGTCGGTCGTGCCGGTCTTGATCCCGTCCACGCTGGCCTGCCCGAGGAGCGTGTTCGTGTTCTCGACCGTCCCCACTCCCGGGATGACCGCGGACGGCAGGGCGACGATCGGCGCGAGCACCGGGTCGCCGATCAGCAGCTCGCCGAGCACCACCATCTCGAGGGTCGTGCTGACGGTCGCCGGCGACAGCCCGCTGGTGTCCGCCACCACCGTGCCGGTGAGCCCGCGCTCGTCCAGCCAGGTGCGCGCGGCGGCGAGATAGCCCTGCTCCGAGCCGAAGGCCCAGACGGCCAGCGACTTCGCGTAGTTGTTGGCGGAGGGCAGCATCAGCACGGTCAGCGCCTCGCGCTCCGTGAGCTCCAGCCCGGCCGACACCGGAGCGACCGAGCCGTTCTCGGCGACGGACGCGTTGTAGTAGCCGACGTCGGTGCTCGTGAACGCGATCGTCTCGCCGTCCGTCCCCTCCGCGATCGGCTTCGCCGACAGCACCACCAGCGCCGTGACGACCTTCGCGATGCTGCCGATCGGCAGCTGCCCGGTCGAGCCGTAGGTGGAGAGCATCCCGCCGTCCGCCGGCCCCTGTACGCCCACCGCCGAGATCGCCCCGGCGCCGTAGGCCGGCCAGGCGACGGCGGGCGCGTCGATCACCGTGGGCGGCGTCTCCTGGACGACCGCCGTCGCGACGGGCAGCTCGGCACCGGCCGCGTTCGCGGCGTACGCGCCGCTCGCGCTGACGAGCACCGCCGCGAGGACCACGCCGATCACGGCGAGCGGACGCGGGCGGCGACGCCGGGGAGCCTCGGGCGCGGGCGCAGCCGTGACGCTGCCCACGACGTCGATCGGCGAGCGGTCGGGGCGCGTCGGAGAAGTCACCCGGTCATCGTAGGCGGACCCCCGCCGGACCCCGAGGAGGCGGCGCGGGGCGGCCGCCCGCCGTTCCGCGCCGGACGTTCGGAGCAGACGGCTCGGCGCCCGCGGCTCAGCGCCCGCGCGTCAGCGCCCAGAGCGCGACGGCGCTCGCCGAGGCCACGTTCAGCGAGTCGACCCCGTGCAGCATCGGGATCGTCACCACGGTGTCGGCCGCGTCCAGCGCCGCCCGGCTCAGCCCGTCCCCCTCCGCGCCCAGCACGATCGCCACGCGCTCGGGCCGCGAGGCCGCGTACTCGTCCAGCGGCACCGCGTCCGGCGCGAGCGCCAGCGCGGCGACCGAGAACCCCGCGGCGAGCAGCTCGGTCTGCGCCGGCCCCCACTCCGGGATCCGCGTCCACGGCACCTGCAGCACCGTGCCCATGCTCACCCGCACGCTCCGCCGGTAGAGCGGGTCCGCGCAGCGCGGGCTCACCAGCACCGCGTCGGCCCCCATCCCGGCCGCCGCGCGGAAGACGGCGCCGACGTTCGTGTGGTCGACGAGGTCCTCGAGGATGACGACGAGCCGCGCGTCCTCGAGCAGCGACGCCATCGACGGCAGTTCCGGACGCCGCATCGACGCGAGCGCCCCGCGGTGCAGGTGGAACCCGGTCAGCTCCTCGATCATCGCGTCCGGCCCGACGAACACCGGCACGTCCGGGAAGCGCTCGAGCACCGCCGCCGCGTCCGGCAGCCGTTTCTCCTGCACCAGCACCGACTTCGGCACGTGCCCGGCGTCGAGCGCGCGGACGATCACCTTCGACGACTCCGCGATGTAGAGGCCGCCCTCGGGCTCGAGCACCCGGCGCAGCGCCACGTCGGTCAGGCGGTGGTAGTCGGCCAGGAGCGGGTGGTCGAGGTCCTCGATGTGCACGATCGGCATCCCGGAACCCTAGGGCACGGCGCGGTCTAAACTGGCCGATGGAGTGCCCGCGTGCGCGGGTGTCCGAGGGAGGCGTGGATGGAGTCGGGTCCGACACCGATCGCCGACGGCAGCAGTGCCGATCAGGCCGACGGCCGCAGCGCCGATCAGGCCGACGGCCGCAGTGCCGATCAGGCCGACGAGCAGCAGGCCGATCTGCAGCGGGCCGACGAGCAGCGCTCCGCCGCCCTCGACCGCACCGTCGAGCTCCTGGCCGGCCGCCGCATCGCCGCCGTCACCGGCGCGGGCGTCAGCACCGACTCCGGCATCCCCGACTACCGGGGCGCGGGAGCGCCCGTCCGCAGTCCTATGACCTACTCCCAGTTCGTCGCCGACCCCGACTACCGCCGCCGCTACTGGGCCGGCAGCCAGCTCGGCTGGCGCCGCTTCACCGCCACGCTGCCGAACGACGGGCACCGCGCCCTCGCCCGGCTCGAGGAGCGCGGCCTGCTCACCGGCGTCGTCACCCAGAACGTGGACGGCCTGCACGTGCGCGCCGGCTCGCAGCGCGTCGTCGACCTGCACGGCTCCGCCGACCGCGTCCGCTGCATGACCTGCGGTCAGTACTTCGCCCGCGACGCGATCGCCGAGCGCATCGAGGCGCTCAATCCCTGGCTCGACGACCCCGACATCTCCTCGCTCAACCCCGACGGCGACGCCGAGGTCCACGACGTCTCCGCGATGACGGTCCCGGAGTGCACGGTCTGCGGCGGGATCCTCAAGCCCGACATCGTCTTCTTCGGCGAGTTCATCCCGACCGAGCGGTTCGAGGAGGCGCGCGCGATCGTCGCGAGCGCCGACGCGCTGCTCGTGGCCGGCTCGTCCCTCATCGTCAACTCGGGCATCCGCTTCCTCGAGATCGCCCGGCGCGCGAAGATGCCGATCGTGATCGTCAACCGCGGCACCACCAAGGGCGACTCGCGGGCCGGCATCAAGATCGACGGCGGCACGAGCGAGGTCCTCCGCGCCCTCGCCGAGCGCCTCCCGTCGCGCTGACCCACCGCTCCCCCACCACCGAGAGGCCCTCGTGACCCAGCTGACCCTCGTCCGGCACGGCCAGACCGACTGGAACGCGGCCCGCCGCATCCAGGGCGCGAGCGACATCCCGCTCAACGACACCGGCCGCTCGCAGGCCCGGGCCGCCGCCCGGCTGCTGCGCGAGCGCGACTGGGACGTCGTCGTCGCCAGCCCGCTGCAGCGCGCCTACGAGACGGGCGCCATCATCGCCCGCGGTCTCGGCCTGCCCGAGCCCGAGGTCGTCGAGGGCGTCGCCGAGCGCGCCTACGGCGAGGCCGAGGGCATGACCGGCGACGAGCTGCGCGAGCTCTTCCCCGGCGGCATCGAGGGCGCCCGCATCCCCGGCTGCGAGACCCGCGCCCAGGTCGTCGAGCGCGCCACGGCCGCGCTGCTCGAGATCGCCGAGCGCTTCCCGCAGCAGCGCGTGATCGTCGCGACGCACGGCGCCGTCATCGGCAGCCTGCTCCGCGCCCTCAGCGAGGACGCGCTGCCCGCCCAGGGCACGACCGTCGGCAACGGCTCGCGGCACGACTTCGCGATCGTCGACGGCGCCCTGCAGATCGTCGCGGTCGACGACTCGGGCGACGTGGTGGTCGTCGACGCCGACCTGCAGTCCGATCTCGACGACGTGCTCAGCCCGAGCGCACCCGCCTGACGCGCCGGCTCGCGCTCGACCGGGCCGACCGGCGGGGACCGGCGCCTCTCAGCGCCCGACGCTCGTCAGCAGCTCCAGCAGCACCCGGGCCGAGTCGCGCCACGAGTACGCGGCCGCCCGCTTCCGCGCCTTCGCCGACAGCTCCCGCCAGCGCTCCGGGTCCTCGAGCGAGCGCACGCCCTCGGCGATGCCCTTCGCGCTCGAGGGATCCACGTAGACCGCGGCGTCGCCGCCGATCTCGCGGAAGATCGGGATGTCGCTGACGACGACCGGCGTGCCGAGCGCCATCGCCTCGACCAGCGGGATGCCGAAGCCCTCGTCCCGGCTCGCGGTCACCAGCGCCGTGGCGCGCGCGAGCGCCTCGCGGTAGGAGGCGTCGTCCGCCCCCTGGTGGAAGACCAGCTTCGCCGTCGGCGCGAGCGAGCGGAGGGTCTCCACCGTCTCGTCGCTCGCCCGGCTCATCAGGTGCAGCTCGTAGTCGGGCAGCAGCCGCATGGCGCGCGCCAGCGACTCCACGTTCTTGTAGGGCATGAACGAGCCCATGTAGACGAGCGAGCGCGCGTCGGAGCGGTCCGGCAGGGCCGCCGCGAGGGCCGCGCTCGCCTCGTCCGGCGCCGTCGCCGCATTCGGCACCACGACGACCGGCCGGGTCGTCAGCCGGTGCGTGCGGAGCAGCCCGCGGGTCGTCTCCGACACCGTCACGATCGCGTCGGCGCGCTGCAGCAGGCGCCGCTGCGGCCACCATGCCAGGTGGTAGAGCCGCCAGAGCCCGCGCACCGGCAGCGGCAGATCGCGCGGCGGCGTGCGGTGGCGGTAGTAGATCAGGTCGTGCACGGTGAGCACGAGCCGGTAGCGCCGCCCGAGCGAGCCCATCGTCTGCATCGGCGAGAAGACGACGTCGGGCCGCAGCCGGTTCACCAGCAGCGCCACGAACGGCTCGAACGGCCCGGTCGGCGACGTCACGCGCTCCCACGGCAGATCCGGCAGCATCGCCAGCTGTCGACGATCGCTGATCAGCATCGTCACGTCGTGCAGCTTCGCCAGCTCCGTCACGATCTCGGCCGTGTAGCGGCTGATGCCGTCGTGGCGCTCGAGCCGGGTGTACCGGCAGTCGACGACGATCCTCATCGGTCGATCCCCTCGTCCAGGGCCGCGCGGAGGACGGCGGCCGCCTCGTCCGGCGTCTCGTAGTGGATGAGGTGCCCGACCCCGTCGATCACGTGCAGGCGGCCGTGCGGCAGCGCCTCGAGCAGGCGGTACTGCGCGGAGAGCGGGGTGATGTCGTCCTGCGCCGCGGCGATCAGCAGCGTCGGCGCCGCGAGGCGCCCGGCGTACTCGCTGACGTCGTGCGACACCGAGGCCTGGAACGCCTCCAGTACCGTGTCGCGCGAGGCGAAGGCGCTGAAGTAGCGGTCGTGCTGGTCGTGCACGAAGCGGCGCAGCGGCCCGTCCTTCGTCTTCACCATCGCGAGGCTCATCACCCGCACGATCAGCGGATCGCCGAGCAGTCGCAGCCCGAGCGGGCGGGGCAGCACCGCGCCGAGGCGGTAGTAGAGCACCGCGAGCCGGGTCAGCACCCCGCGCGGCCCGGCCAGGGCCGGCGCGGCGATCGGATTGACCAGCACGAGCAGCGGCGTCTCCAGCCCGCCCGCGACGGCCGCCGCGGCGACGATCGAGCCGAAGGAGTGGCCGAGCACCACCGCGCGCCCGCGCAGCCCGAGCGCGTCGAGGAACTCGCCGAGCCACGCCGCGTAGCCGTCGACGTCGTGCGCGTGCGCCGTCATCGGCGGCGAGGCGCCGAAGCCGGGCAGGTCGGGGGCGATCACCCGGGCGTCCGCGCCGCCCGCGAGCAGCCGCGCGATCACGGGCTCCAGCCCGTGGTGCTCGCCGCGGAATCCGTGCACCAGGACCAGCACGGTCCCGGCGTCGGGGTCGCCGTAGCTCCAGTAGGCGGTGGCGGCCCCGGCGACGTCGACGGCGCTCTCGCTGATGGCGAGTCGCCCGAGGTCGGCGGCGTAGGGGGAGGCTATGGTCATGACGGTCCCCATCGTAGGGAAAGCCCGTCGAACTTCCCGCCGCAACGCCTTGCGGGCCCTCGATCCGAGCCGCAAGCATGAAGGCGCGTTCGCGCGCGACGCACCGCCCGTCCCCCGTCCTCCGCTCCGATCCCGGTGCGGCGCCGGTCACCCGCTCAGGCAGCAGCAGAAGGAGCACCGTGAGCTTCACGTCCCCGATCCAACTCCCCGGGCTCGCCCTCGATCCGCAGTGGTACCGCAGGGCCGTGTTCTACGAGGTCATGATCCGGTCGTACTACGACTCGAACGGAGACGGCGCCGGCGACATCAACGGCCTGGCGTCCAAGCTCGACTACCTGCAGTGGCTCGGCATCGACGCGCTCTGGCTTCCGCCCTTCTACATGTCGCCGCTGCGCGACGGCGGCTACGACGTCTCCGACTTCAAGGCGATCCTCCCCGAGTTCGGCACCATGGAGGACTTCCGCGAGCTCGTCCGGAAGGCCCACGAGCGCAACATGCGCATCGTGATGGACTTCCCGCTGAACCACACCAGCGACCAGCACGAGTGGTTCCAGCAGTCCCGCTCCGACCCCGAGGGCCCCTACGGCGACTTCTACGTCTGGAACGACACCGACGACAAGTACCCGGACATCCGGATCATCTTCGTCGACACCGAGGACTCGAACTGGGCCTTCGACGCCGAGCGCCGCCAGTTCTACTTCCACCGCTTCTTCTCGCACCAGCCCGACCTCAACTTCGAGAACCCGGCCGTGCACGAGGCGATCCACGACGTCGTCAAGTTCTGGCTCGACCTCGGCGTCGACGGCATCCGGCTGGACGCGATCCCCTACCTCTACGAGTCCGACGAGGGCAACGGCGAGGGCGAGCCGCCCACCCACGACTTCATCAAGAACCTCCGCACGATGGTCGACCGCGACTACCCCGGCCGCATCCTGATCGCCGAGGCGAACCAGTGGCCGCGCGAGGTCGCCGCGTTCTTCGGCACCGAGGAGGAGCCGGAGTGCCACATGGCCTTCGATTTCCCGGTCATGCCGCGCATCTTCTACTCCCTCCGCGCGCAGACCGCGAACGAGCTCAAGAAGGTGCTCTCCGAGACCTTCGACATCCCCTCCGGAGCCGCCTGGGGCGTCTTCCTCCGCAACCACGACGAGCTCACCCTCGAGATGGTCTCGGAGGAGTACCGCCAGGCGATGTACGGCTGGTACGCCTACGACCCGCGGATGCGCTCCAACATCGGCATCCGGCGCCGGCTGGCGCCGCTGCTCGACAACTCGCGCGCCGAGCTCGAGCTGATCAACGCCCTGCTCTTCTCGCTCGCCGGCAGCCCGTTCCTCTACTACGGGGACGAGATCGGCATGGGCGACAACATCTGGCTGAACGACCGCGACGCCTCGCGCACGCCGATGCAGTGGACCCCGGACCGCAACGCCGGCTTCTCGGCCGCCGACCCGGGCAAGCTCGTCCAGCCGATCGTCCAGTCGCTCGTCTACCACTACAACCAGGTCAACGTGGAGGCGCAGCTCGCCCAGTCGCGCTCGCTGCTGCACTGGATGCGGAACGTGCTGCACGTGCGCCGCGGCCACCCGGCCTTCGGCCTCGGCTCGATGCGCGTGCTCGAGACCGACCACGAGTCGGTGCTCGCGTTCGTCCGCGACTACGCGGGCTCCGGCACCGCGATGGGCGACCAGCCGGAGGAGGTGCTCTGCGTCTTCAGCTTCAACCACAACCCGGTCTCGGTCACGATCACCGACCCGGAGAACGGCGGCTCCACGCTGACCGACCTCTTCGGCGGCGGCCGCTTCCCCGGCTTCTCCGAGGACGGCGCGCTGACGATGACGCTCGGCACCCAGGGCTTCTTCTGGCTGCACGTCGCGAAGGCCGGCCAGGCCCGCGACGGTCTCACCCGCTGATCCGGCCTTCGCCCGCCCGACCGCGCAGCACGCCGCGGGGCCTCCCGACGATGTCGGAGGCCCCGCCTAGGCTGTCGGCGTGAGCACCACCGAGACGAATCAGGCACCCACGCTCTTCGACGAGAGCCTGCTCGACGAGGCCCGCGCCGCCGGCGCCTCGCAGGCCCCGGCCGGCTCCGACGGTGCCCGCTGGTACGACCGCCTGGCCGTGTTCGACCTCGAGACGACCGGCATCGACGTCCGCACCAGCCGCATCGTCACCGCGCACGTCGGCGTGATCGACGCCGACGGCACCCCGGTCGAGGGCACGACCTGGCTCGCCGACCCAGGCGTCGAGATCCCCGCCGGCGCGAGCGCCGTGCACGGGATCAGCACCGAGCACGCCCGGGAGCACGGCCGGCCCGCCGGCGAGGTCGTGGCCGAGGTGTCGGAGGCGCTGCGCTCGCTCCTGGCTCGCGGCATCCCCGTCGTCATCTACAACGCCCCCTACGACCTCTCGCTGCTCGCGTTCGAGGCGCGGCGCTGGGGCGTCCCGGTGCTGATCGATCCGAGCCCCGTCGTCGATCCGCTCGTCATCGACAAGGCGCTCGACCGCTACCGCAAGGGCAAGCGCACCCTCGTGCAGGCGGCCCTGCACTACGGCGTCCCGCTCACGGAGGCGCACGACGCCGGCGCCGACGCGATCGCCGCGGGCCGGGTCGCCCAGGCGCTCGGCCGCGCCTTCGCCGAGGAGCTCGGCGGCGGCGCCGAGGCGCTGCACGCGCTGCAGGTCGACTGGTGCCGCACCCAGGCCGAGTCGTTCCAGGAGTACATGCGCCGCGTCCGCGACGAAAGCTTCGTCGCCGACGGCGCCTGGCCCGTCCGGCACTGAGCGCGCGGCACTGAGCGCTCGTCCGGCACCGGCGCCGCCGCTCAGGTGAGCGTGCGCCCCTCCGCGAGCAGCGCGACGTACTCCGCGATCCGCCGCTCCCGCGTCTCCGGCCGCTTCAGCTGCGACAGCCGGAACAGGAACGCGAAGCGCTTCTGCCCGCCGACGGTCGCGAAGAAGGCGGCGGCTCCCGGATCCGCGGCCAGTGCCGCCGTGAAGTCGTCCGGCACCTCGGCGCCGCGCTGGCGGTAGGCGGCGTCCCAGCGCCCGTCCGCCCGCGCCCGCTCCACCTCGGCGAGGCCGGCCGGCAGCATCCGGCCCTCCTCGAGCAGCCGCGCCACGTGGTCGCGGTTCACCTTCGACCACGGGCTCGCCCGGCGCCGCGGCGTGAACGCCTGCAGCTTGAACTGCTCGTCGAACGCCCCCGCCTGCCCGTCGATCCAGCCGTGGCAGAGCGCGACGTCGAGCGCCTCCGCGTAGGTGATGCCCGGGTCGACGGCCGCCTTCTTCCGCAGCTTCAACCGCACGCCGCCCGGGTCGGGTTCACCGCGGAGGTAGGCGTCCCACTCCTCGGGCGTCGTGAGCGGCAAGATCGGCTTGTCGGCGAAGGACACCATGCCCGGACGCTACCGCCTCCGGCCCCTCGTGTCATCGTCGCCGTCACCGCGTCCGTCGCTCCGTCACGAGGACATGCGGCAGCCCCCTCGCGCAACCGCTCGACCGCCTGTCCGCGCGTCGATTGGATCGGAGGACACCGGGACCACCCGAGTCCCCAGCAAGGAGCAGTCATGCCCACCATCCGCACGGTCACCGTCCTCGGCAGCGGAGTCCTCGGCTCCCAGATCGCATTCCAGGCGGCCTTCCACGGCTTCGCCGTCACCAGCTACGACGTCTCCGACGAGGTGCTCGCCACCGCCCGCGAGCGCTTCCGCGGACTCGCCGGCGTCTACGAGTCGGCCCAGGTCGCCGGCGGGATCCCCGGCGGCGCCGCAGGCGCCCTCGAGTCTCTCCGCCTCACCTCCGACCTCGCCGAGGCCGTCGCGGACGCCGACCTCGTGATCGAGGCCGTCCCGGAGGACCTCGCGCTCAAGCAGGAGCTCTACGGCCGCCTCGGCGCCCTCGCCCCCGAGCGGACGATCTTCGCCACCAACTCCTCGACGCTGCTCCCCAGCGATCTGAAGGAGTCGACCGGCCGGCCCGACCGCTTCCTCGCCCTGCACTACGCCAACCACGTCTGGGTGCAGAACACCGCCGAGATCATGGGCACGGCCGACACCGACCCGGCCGTCGTGGACGCGGTCGTCGCCTTCGCCGTCGAGAGCGGTCTCGAGCCGATCGTGCTGCAGAAGGAGAAGGCCGGCTACCTGCTCAACTCGCTGCTGGTGCCGCTCCTGAACGCCGCGAGCGGCCTCCTGATGGGCGGCTACGCGGACCACGAGACCATCGACAAGACCTGGCGGATCGGCACCGGCGCCCCGCTCGGCCCCTTCCAGATCTTCGACGTCATCGGCCTCAACACGGCTCACCACGTCGCCGCGGCGGCGCCTGACG
Proteins encoded in this window:
- a CDS encoding glycosyltransferase family 1 protein, which encodes MRIVVDCRYTRLERHDGISRYTAEIVTELAKLHDVTMLISDRRQLAMLPDLPWERVTSPTGPFEPFVALLVNRLRPDVVFSPMQTMGSLGRRYRLVLTVHDLIYYRHRTPPRDLPLPVRGLWRLYHLAWWPQRRLLQRADAIVTVSETTRGLLRTHRLTTRPVVVVPNAATAPDEASAALAAALPDRSDARSLVYMGSFMPYKNVESLARAMRLLPDYELHLMSRASDETVETLRSLAPTAKLVFHQGADDASYREALARATALVTASRDEGFGIPLVEAMALGTPVVVSDIPIFREIGGDAAVYVDPSSAKGIAEGVRSLEDPERWRELSAKARKRAAAYSWRDSARVLLELLTSVGR
- a CDS encoding SGNH/GDSL hydrolase family protein, yielding MVEQRHPWSRYVALGDSFTEGIGDPEPSSPGGHRGWADRVAEVLGSQNDDFAYANLAVRGRLLQQIVDEQIEPALALRPDLITISAGGNDVIRPGTDPDDIARRFEEGLARLRSDGATVVLFTGVDVSFSPVFARIRGKVAIFNENLRALAERYDCIVADQWSLQEIQDVRMWAPDRLHLNPHGHHEVARMVLKALNVENTLRPFAPEPVPTPTWRAARREDAKWAREYLVPWVLRRVRHQSSGDFVTAKRPDAGPYLQRPPESIPGTSVPGNATPEEVAADIATAGVRIVVDDADS
- a CDS encoding RNA methyltransferase, encoding MPIVHIEDLDHPLLADYHRLTDVALRRVLEPEGGLYIAESSKVIVRALDAGHVPKSVLVQEKRLPDAAAVLERFPDVPVFVGPDAMIEELTGFHLHRGALASMRRPELPSMASLLEDARLVVILEDLVDHTNVGAVFRAAAGMGADAVLVSPRCADPLYRRSVRVSMGTVLQVPWTRIPEWGPAQTELLAAGFSVAALALAPDAVPLDEYAASRPERVAIVLGAEGDGLSRAALDAADTVVTIPMLHGVDSLNVASASAVALWALTRGR
- a CDS encoding alpha/beta hydrolase; its protein translation is MTIASPYAADLGRLAISESAVDVAGAATAYWSYGDPDAGTVLVLVHGFRGEHHGLEPVIARLLAGGADARVIAPDLPGFGASPPMTAHAHDVDGYAAWLGEFLDALGLRGRAVVLGHSFGSIVAAAAVAGGLETPLLVLVNPIAAPALAGPRGVLTRLAVLYYRLGAVLPRPLGLRLLGDPLIVRVMSLAMVKTKDGPLRRFVHDQHDRYFSAFASRDTVLEAFQASVSHDVSEYAGRLAAPTLLIAAAQDDITPLSAQYRLLEALPHGRLHVIDGVGHLIHYETPDEAAAVLRAALDEGIDR
- a CDS encoding DEAD/DEAH box helicase; this translates as MNSPSNFGHQVGTSAAEHLSPSFPGRAPWGTANKLRAWQAEALEAYFQHEPRDFLAAATPGAGKTTFALRLAAELLHNRTVDRITVVAPTEHLKRQWAEAAHRVGIRLDPTFTNRMGRHARHYHGVAVTYAQVAVRPELHRELTLSGRSLVILDEVHHGGDALSWGDAIREAFEPAARRLSLTGTPFRSDTAPIPFVSYLPDQEGIRTSLTDYAYGYGRALADGVVRPVLFMVYAGQMRWKSKAGDEMEARLGEGNTKDITSQAWRTALDPKGEWIPSVLRAANTRLTEVRRGIPDAGGLVIATDHYAARAYAAMLREISGEPVTVVLSDEKEASDRIEEYSKGDSRWMVAVRMVSEGVDVPRLAVGVYATSASTPLFFAQAIGRFVRARRRGETASIFLPNVPGLLALAGSMEQQRDHALDRRVSDDEEYPEADLMADAERESKASSDLLEEGRFESLGSAATFDRVMYEGAEFGMEVEVESEEELDFIGLPGLLEPEQVRELLQHRQQRQAKRAGGRAGAQAPVEAKESEIPAPLYRTLKEQRSLLNSLVGLWARNTGETHGQVHTELRRLCGGPAVAQASVTQLQARIDLLRKRIGSH
- a CDS encoding D-alanyl-D-alanine carboxypeptidase; this translates as MTSPTRPDRSPIDVVGSVTAAPAPEAPRRRRPRPLAVIGVVLAAVLVSASGAYAANAAGAELPVATAVVQETPPTVIDAPAVAWPAYGAGAISAVGVQGPADGGMLSTYGSTGQLPIGSIAKVVTALVVLSAKPIAEGTDGETIAFTSTDVGYYNASVAENGSVAPVSAGLELTEREALTVLMLPSANNYAKSLAVWAFGSEQGYLAAARTWLDERGLTGTVVADTSGLSPATVSTTLEMVVLGELLIGDPVLAPIVALPSAVIPGVGTVENTNTLLGQASVDGIKTGTTDEAGACLLFSLDATAEGRPVTMVGVVVGARTHPQLAADVLTLIPTVEAGFRTVTLTEEGQDFGSYTSAWGESAVAESSEAQSLLVWGATTVTTTVSLDPVEVVADGQEVGTVNVDVNGQAYPVPLVADGTIEDPGFGWRVTNPGELFG
- a CDS encoding Sir2 family NAD-dependent protein deacetylase, yielding MESGPTPIADGSSADQADGRSADQADGRSADQADEQQADLQRADEQRSAALDRTVELLAGRRIAAVTGAGVSTDSGIPDYRGAGAPVRSPMTYSQFVADPDYRRRYWAGSQLGWRRFTATLPNDGHRALARLEERGLLTGVVTQNVDGLHVRAGSQRVVDLHGSADRVRCMTCGQYFARDAIAERIEALNPWLDDPDISSLNPDGDAEVHDVSAMTVPECTVCGGILKPDIVFFGEFIPTERFEEARAIVASADALLVAGSSLIVNSGIRFLEIARRAKMPIVIVNRGTTKGDSRAGIKIDGGTSEVLRALAERLPSR
- a CDS encoding histidine phosphatase family protein — translated: MTQLTLVRHGQTDWNAARRIQGASDIPLNDTGRSQARAAARLLRERDWDVVVASPLQRAYETGAIIARGLGLPEPEVVEGVAERAYGEAEGMTGDELRELFPGGIEGARIPGCETRAQVVERATAALLEIAERFPQQRVIVATHGAVIGSLLRALSEDALPAQGTTVGNGSRHDFAIVDGALQIVAVDDSGDVVVVDADLQSDLDDVLSPSAPA